One Gemmatimonas sp. DNA window includes the following coding sequences:
- a CDS encoding RES family NAD+ phosphorylase yields the protein MTIALGSSGGAGGTLMASPIDWPAAARIIGSEYSGENLFDQVASSSDVDDLLALADLTSPTIRAAQGEIDLVPLEDRLYGPGAGLIMSAFSWPGRESRFSDGTFGVFYAAGTIETAIAETTYHQARFLAGLPPVAVEKTVLLVAVQETLVDVRHPQPAPPGIYDPLDYRLAQAFGATVRRQQAFGLAYDSVRDRPAGECVAILRPPALVPPVRVHQTVEYHWDGHGIAVR from the coding sequence ATGACGATCGCCCTCGGCTCGAGCGGTGGTGCTGGCGGAACGCTCATGGCGTCACCGATCGACTGGCCCGCCGCCGCCCGCATCATCGGCAGTGAGTACTCCGGAGAGAATCTGTTCGATCAGGTCGCCTCATCGAGCGATGTCGACGATCTGCTCGCGCTCGCGGACCTGACCAGCCCGACGATCCGTGCGGCGCAAGGCGAGATCGACCTCGTGCCGCTGGAGGACCGCCTCTATGGGCCTGGGGCTGGCCTGATCATGAGCGCATTCAGCTGGCCCGGTCGCGAATCGCGCTTTTCAGATGGGACCTTCGGCGTGTTCTACGCTGCCGGCACGATCGAGACAGCCATCGCCGAAACCACCTATCATCAAGCGCGCTTTCTCGCCGGCCTACCGCCAGTGGCGGTTGAGAAGACGGTGCTCCTCGTCGCAGTGCAGGAAACGCTGGTCGACGTGCGTCATCCACAGCCCGCACCGCCCGGCATCTACGACCCGCTGGACTATCGACTTGCCCAGGCGTTTGGCGCGACGGTCCGTCGGCAGCAGGCGTTCGGTCTTGCGTACGACAGCGTTCGCGACCGGCCAGCGGGCGAGTGCGTTGCGATCCTTCGCCCTCCGGCGCTCGTGCCCCCGGTGCGCGTCCATCAGACGGTGGAGTATCACTGGGACGGCCACGGCATCGCAGTGCGGTAA
- a CDS encoding ABC transporter permease, protein MGKLYAVISREFGERVRSRWFLLTTLFGPFLFAALTLGPPWLAFRSARSVDLSAMVIVDATGKDVGAGIATELSGGLMGTSKAPRVLATSDVTTAKTLDSLRIEIAADRLPAVAYLDATSIESGAVSVLLSSSAPISTSERLQKAIEREMLRQRVAAAGLDAESALKLAQVRVALKVERVMRDGRTGSAQVNLIFGAGVAVLLYIVIVLYGQIVLRSVTEEKQSRVSELVLASVSPRILLSGKVLGIGGVALVQLGFWTTSMITLMANRGRILSALGVASSSMSLPSVSWTDMIPLFAYFLLGYVLYAALFAAVGSIVSSEQEAQQAQTPVLMLLVGSVALLQPALADPDGPIARTLSLVPFSSPIIMPLRLGLVAVPASELVVSIGLLSLLAIGAMVAAGRLYRTALLMYGKRPSIREIIRWIRLDG, encoded by the coding sequence ATGGGTAAGCTCTACGCCGTCATCTCACGCGAGTTCGGCGAGCGCGTGCGCTCGCGCTGGTTCCTGCTGACCACGCTGTTCGGACCGTTTCTGTTCGCCGCGCTCACGCTTGGGCCGCCGTGGCTGGCGTTTCGCTCCGCGCGCTCGGTCGACCTCTCCGCCATGGTGATCGTCGACGCGACAGGGAAGGACGTCGGCGCCGGCATCGCCACCGAGCTGTCCGGTGGATTGATGGGCACGTCGAAGGCACCGAGGGTGCTGGCGACGTCCGACGTGACTACCGCGAAAACGCTCGACTCACTGCGCATCGAGATCGCGGCCGACCGCTTGCCCGCGGTCGCCTATCTCGATGCAACGTCGATCGAGTCGGGCGCCGTGTCGGTACTGCTGTCCAGCAGCGCGCCGATCTCGACGTCGGAACGATTGCAGAAAGCGATCGAGCGGGAAATGCTGCGGCAGCGCGTCGCAGCGGCCGGCCTCGACGCCGAATCAGCGCTCAAGCTGGCGCAGGTGCGCGTGGCTCTGAAGGTGGAGCGCGTGATGCGCGACGGCCGCACGGGATCGGCCCAGGTGAACCTGATCTTCGGCGCCGGCGTAGCCGTGCTGCTGTACATCGTGATCGTGCTGTACGGCCAGATCGTGTTGCGCAGCGTGACCGAGGAGAAGCAGTCGCGGGTGTCCGAGCTCGTGCTGGCCAGCGTGTCACCGCGCATTCTGCTCTCGGGCAAGGTGCTCGGCATCGGTGGCGTGGCGCTGGTGCAGCTCGGCTTCTGGACGACGTCGATGATCACGCTCATGGCAAACCGCGGACGCATTCTGTCCGCACTGGGCGTGGCGTCGTCGAGCATGTCCCTCCCGTCGGTGTCATGGACGGACATGATCCCGCTGTTCGCGTACTTCCTGCTGGGCTACGTACTGTATGCCGCACTCTTTGCGGCGGTCGGCAGCATCGTGAGCTCCGAACAGGAAGCGCAGCAGGCCCAGACGCCCGTGCTCATGCTGCTGGTGGGCAGCGTCGCGCTGTTACAGCCGGCGCTGGCCGACCCCGATGGCCCGATCGCCCGCACGCTCTCGCTCGTGCCGTTCTCGTCGCCGATCATCATGCCGTTGCGACTTGGGTTGGTGGCCGTGCCCGCGTCGGAACTGGTCGTCTCGATCGGCTTGCTGTCGCTGCTGGCGATCGGTGCGATGGTTGCGGCCGGCCGACTCTATCGCACGGCGCTGCTGATGTATGGCAAGCGCCCGTCGATCCGTGAGATCATCCGCTGGATCCGGCTGGACGGGTAA
- a CDS encoding ATP-binding cassette domain-containing protein has protein sequence MTSSSVAIRVDHVRKAYANHVAVRDVSLSVPKGTVYGLLGPNGAGKTTTIRMILNLMVPDSGHIEVLGKPAGDPSVSDRVGYLPEERGLYRKMEVRRVLRFLGRLKGLPTKEADRRIDLWLDRMGLRTATQDWGSAKVEDLSRGMQQKVQFVGTMLHEPELVILDEPFSGLDPVNAQVLKDTVLDLRREGRTVIFSTHLMDNAERMCDAVAIIARGEVVADGAMSALKKQYGGPGRVSIEFAGNGRDHARAVLENTLLVASYDDHGQRVELDLAAGATTQQLLGQLVAHDVEIVKFDRSEASLHRIFLERVGATGVEAGLSGNG, from the coding sequence GTGACTTCTTCATCTGTTGCCATTCGCGTGGACCACGTCCGAAAGGCCTACGCCAATCACGTCGCCGTGCGTGACGTCTCCCTGTCAGTGCCCAAGGGTACGGTGTACGGTCTACTCGGTCCCAACGGGGCCGGGAAAACGACGACTATCCGGATGATTCTCAACCTCATGGTGCCCGACTCGGGACACATCGAGGTGCTAGGGAAGCCAGCCGGCGACCCGTCCGTCTCCGATCGCGTCGGATACCTTCCGGAAGAACGCGGACTCTACCGCAAGATGGAGGTCCGTCGCGTTCTTCGCTTCCTCGGGCGGCTGAAAGGGCTGCCCACCAAGGAAGCCGACCGGCGCATCGATCTCTGGCTCGATCGCATGGGATTGCGCACCGCCACCCAGGACTGGGGTAGTGCCAAGGTCGAAGACCTCTCCCGCGGCATGCAGCAGAAGGTGCAGTTCGTGGGCACGATGCTGCACGAGCCCGAGCTGGTCATCCTCGACGAACCGTTCAGCGGTCTCGATCCGGTCAATGCCCAAGTGCTCAAGGACACGGTGCTCGATCTGCGTCGCGAAGGACGCACGGTGATCTTCAGTACGCACCTCATGGACAACGCCGAACGCATGTGCGATGCGGTGGCCATCATCGCGCGTGGCGAAGTGGTGGCCGACGGCGCCATGAGCGCGCTCAAGAAGCAGTACGGCGGACCGGGACGCGTGAGCATTGAATTCGCCGGCAACGGTCGCGATCACGCTCGCGCGGTCCTCGAGAATACGTTGCTGGTGGCGTCGTACGACGATCATGGGCAACGGGTCGAACTCGATCTCGCCGCCGGCGCGACCACGCAGCAGTTGCTGGGGCAGTTGGTGGCGCACGACGTCGAGATCGTGAAATTCGATCGCTCCGAAGCCTCGTTGCATCGGATCTTCCTGGAACGTGTGGGCGCCACCGGCGTCGAAGCGGGGCTCAGTGGCAATGGGTAA
- a CDS encoding glycosyltransferase family 2 protein, protein MIVSESDIELSIVMPCLNEAETLAVCIAKARSFLARSGVVGEVVIADNGSTDGSQAIAEREGARVVHVPVRGYGAALQAGIAGARGRYVIMGDADDSYDFSKLDAFVEKLRGGHDLVMGNRFRGGIAPGAMPFLHRYLGNPVLTTIGRVFFGSPARDFHCGLRGFRREAILALDLRTTGMEYASEMVVKASLSELRVTEVPTTLSPDGRSRPPHLRTWRDGWRHLRFLLLYSPRFLFFYPGATLLLVSTAVFAWLLPGPVVFRGFGLDVHTLLFASAGIQLGLLSMYFWWFARTFASSAGLLPDSARASRLQRLFTLERGLIVGGAVFGVGLWLAAEAVFSWKAKNFGGLDYQITLRVVIPAVTAMVSGTLIALGSFLVSLLTLGRR, encoded by the coding sequence ATGATCGTGAGCGAATCCGATATCGAACTGTCGATTGTGATGCCGTGCTTGAACGAAGCGGAAACGCTGGCGGTCTGCATCGCCAAGGCGCGCTCATTTCTGGCGCGGAGCGGCGTGGTCGGTGAAGTGGTCATCGCCGACAACGGCAGTACCGACGGGTCGCAGGCGATCGCCGAGCGCGAGGGCGCGCGCGTGGTGCATGTGCCGGTGCGCGGGTACGGGGCGGCGTTGCAGGCCGGTATTGCCGGCGCGCGCGGTCGATACGTGATCATGGGTGACGCCGACGATAGCTACGATTTCTCGAAGCTCGATGCGTTCGTTGAAAAGCTGCGGGGCGGGCACGATCTGGTGATGGGGAATCGCTTTCGAGGCGGCATCGCCCCGGGCGCGATGCCGTTCTTGCATCGCTACCTCGGCAACCCGGTGCTGACCACGATCGGGCGGGTGTTCTTCGGCAGCCCGGCGCGGGATTTTCATTGCGGACTGCGCGGCTTTCGTCGCGAGGCGATCCTCGCCCTCGATCTGCGCACGACGGGCATGGAGTACGCCAGCGAGATGGTGGTGAAAGCGTCGCTGAGCGAACTGCGCGTCACGGAAGTCCCGACGACGCTGTCACCCGATGGGCGCAGTCGTCCGCCGCATCTGCGTACGTGGCGCGACGGCTGGCGGCATCTGCGGTTCCTGTTGTTGTACAGTCCGCGGTTCTTGTTTTTCTATCCCGGGGCGACGCTGTTGCTGGTGTCGACGGCGGTGTTTGCGTGGTTGTTACCGGGGCCAGTGGTGTTCCGTGGCTTCGGGCTCGACGTGCACACGCTGCTCTTCGCCTCGGCGGGAATTCAGCTGGGCTTGCTGTCGATGTACTTCTGGTGGTTCGCGCGCACCTTCGCGTCTTCCGCGGGACTTCTTCCCGACTCGGCGCGGGCCTCGAGGCTACAGCGGCTGTTTACGCTCGAGCGTGGGCTGATTGTCGGCGGCGCCGTGTTCGGCGTGGGACTTTGGCTCGCGGCGGAAGCCGTCTTCTCGTGGAAGGCCAAGAACTTTGGTGGCCTCGACTACCAGATCACGTTGCGCGTGGTGATCCCGGCGGTCACCGCCATGGTGAGCGGTACGCTGATCGCGCTTGGCAGTTTCCTGGTCAGCCTGCTCACGCTCGGTCGCCGATAG
- a CDS encoding NAD(P)/FAD-dependent oxidoreductase → MPPSTIVIGAGPAGLSAAYHLSKLGFPVTVLESDPQYVGGISRTVHFKGFHFDIGGHRFFSKSERIEALWREILPNDFLERPRSSRILYNGHFFAYPLKPMQALFDLGVFESIRCVLSYAYARLRPIRNPRSFEEWVTNEFGSRLYQIFFKTYTEKVWGMSCTDISADWAAQRIKGVSLFSAVMSALTPAALKGGTIKSLISTFRYPRLGPGMLWDACANAVREQGGTVTLGRTVVDLRYDEATQKWTVGHTAPSGDRQELSADHVISSAPLREIAQSLTPAPTATLTAAAKQLAYRDFLTVALVLKERERFADNWIYVHDSSVKVGRIQNFKSWSPEMVPDPSLTCYGLEYFCFEGDGLWTSTDAALVARATDELVRLGLADRDDVLEGCVVRQRKAYPVYDDAYATHVQTIRDELAERYPNLHLVGRNGMHKYNNQDHAMMTALLTAENIVAGHALHDPWRVNEDAEYHEEVGSNSGASGLRAVPTRVGSGG, encoded by the coding sequence ATGCCCCCTTCCACAATTGTTATTGGTGCCGGTCCCGCCGGTCTGTCGGCGGCCTATCACCTCAGCAAGCTCGGATTTCCGGTCACGGTGCTGGAGAGTGACCCGCAATACGTGGGCGGCATTTCGCGTACGGTGCATTTCAAGGGCTTCCATTTCGACATCGGTGGACACCGCTTCTTCTCGAAGTCGGAGCGCATCGAGGCCTTGTGGCGGGAGATTCTCCCGAATGACTTCCTCGAGCGGCCCCGGTCGAGCCGGATTCTCTACAACGGGCACTTCTTCGCCTATCCGCTCAAGCCGATGCAGGCCCTGTTCGACCTGGGCGTCTTCGAGTCGATCCGCTGCGTATTGTCGTATGCCTACGCGCGCCTGCGGCCCATTCGCAATCCGCGCAGCTTTGAAGAATGGGTGACCAACGAGTTCGGATCGCGGCTATACCAGATCTTCTTCAAGACCTACACCGAGAAGGTGTGGGGGATGAGCTGCACCGACATTTCCGCCGATTGGGCCGCCCAGCGCATCAAGGGCGTGTCGCTCTTCTCGGCCGTGATGTCGGCGCTGACCCCGGCCGCGCTCAAAGGCGGCACGATCAAGAGTCTGATCAGCACCTTCCGCTATCCGCGACTGGGCCCCGGTATGCTGTGGGACGCGTGCGCCAACGCGGTGCGCGAGCAGGGTGGCACGGTCACGCTGGGTCGTACCGTCGTGGACCTGCGCTACGACGAGGCCACGCAAAAGTGGACCGTGGGCCACACGGCCCCCAGCGGTGACCGACAGGAGCTCTCGGCCGACCATGTGATTTCGTCGGCGCCGCTTCGTGAGATCGCCCAGTCGCTCACTCCCGCGCCGACGGCGACGCTGACGGCGGCGGCCAAGCAGCTGGCTTATCGCGATTTCCTGACCGTGGCGCTCGTGCTGAAGGAACGTGAACGCTTCGCCGACAACTGGATTTACGTGCACGACTCCAGTGTGAAGGTGGGCCGCATTCAGAACTTCAAGTCGTGGTCGCCGGAGATGGTGCCCGACCCTTCGCTGACCTGCTACGGACTGGAATACTTCTGTTTCGAGGGCGACGGACTCTGGACATCGACCGACGCCGCACTCGTCGCGCGGGCGACCGATGAACTGGTGAGGTTGGGGCTGGCCGATCGCGATGATGTGCTGGAGGGATGCGTGGTACGTCAGCGCAAAGCCTATCCCGTGTACGACGACGCCTATGCCACGCATGTGCAGACGATTCGCGACGAACTCGCCGAGCGGTATCCCAACCTGCATCTCGTGGGCCGCAACGGCATGCACAAGTACAACAATCAGGATCACGCGATGATGACCGCGCTGCTCACGGCCGAGAACATCGTGGCTGGACATGCCTTGCACGATCCGTGGCGCGTGAATGAGGACGCCGAATACCACGAGGAAGTGGGGAGCAACTCTGGCGCGTCAGGGCTTCGTGCAGTGCCCACGCGCGTGGGAAGCGGCGGCTAA